Part of the Pseudomonas sp. Leaf58 genome is shown below.
CAGGTTGAAGGTGAAGCGGCCGATGAAGATGAAGCCAATCGCCAGCACGCCGATCAACAGCGTGGCGCCAGCACGGCTGAGCAGCCGCGGGAACACGCTGGACATGTCCAGGCCAGTGCCGTACAGCGCGGTGGTGCCGGTGGACATGCCGCCGATCACGGCAATCAGGCACACCGGCAGGAAGAACCAGCTAGGCGCCACCGCCAGCAGGCCACCGACGTAATTGTTGGCAGCGATGTAGTCCGGGGCCTGGGTCGCCACCAAGGTGGCTGTGCACAGGCCAAACAGGAACGGGATCAACGTTGCGCCCTGCGCCGCGATCACTGCCAGCATGATGCGCGACTTGGGCGTTTTTCGCGGGATGTAGCGCGACCAGTCGCCTAGGAATGCACCGAACGACACCGGGTTGCTCATGGCCAGGATCGCCGCACCGACGAACGCCGCCCAGAAGCCCGCCTGGCCGAGGTTGACGCTGCCGGCGTAGCCCGCATCGAACGGCCCGGCAAAGGCCACGATGCCCAGCAGGAACAGCAAGCTCGAGGCCCACACGGCAATCTTGTTGACCCACAGCATGAAGCGGAAACCGAAGATGCACACCACCAGTACCAGCACCGCGAACAAACCGTAGGCCAGGCCCAGGGTCAGGTCGGTTTCCGGCAGGCCGGCCAGGCGCTTGGCGCCGCCGACCAAGGCATCGCCCGAACTCCACACCGACAGCGAGAAGAACGCCACCGCCGTGAGCAGTGACAGGAACGACCCGACGATGCGCCCGTGCACGCCAAAGTGCGCGCCCGACGACACCGCGTTGTTGGTGCCATTGAGTGCGCCGAACAGGCCCATCGGCGCGAGGATCAACGCACCCACGCCGACGCCGAGCAGAATTGCCCATACCCCCGCCTGGAACGACAGCCCGAACAGCACCGGGAAGCTGCCCAGCACCGCCGTGGCAAAGGTATTGGCGCCGCCGAAGATCAGGCGGAACAGGTCCAGCGGGGTGGCGTCGCGTTGATCGTCAGGGATCTGTTCGACGCCGTTGGTCTCGATACCGGTCGAGTGGCTCATGCTGATGCTCCAGCGCGGTTGTTGTGGGCCGGCGCAGTGCGCGGGCCTTCTTGTGGGTGCGATGGCAGGGCGGCAGGGCCGCGTAAAAGGGCGATCAGGCCGGCGATACGACCGACAGGTGCTCGTGGCAGGCCAGCCATTGTTCGCCGTGGCGGCGGAAAACGATGGTCTCGCGTTCGCTCAGCTGGTGTTCTTCGCCGGCGACACGGATGTGCGTGGCCACGTCATGCATGAAGATCGCCATGTCCCCTTGCAGGCTCACCTGGGCATTGCCCGATTCGCAGGCGAGCACGGCAAAACCGTCGGCCTGCCACTGGGCCCAGAGTTCCTCGTAGGCACGGCGCGACAGCAGGGGTTGCGGCAAGGTGTGGAAAAGGAAGCTGGCGTCTTCGCTGAAACAGGCGAAGTAGCGGGCGGTGTCGTTGCTGGCGAATGCGGCAACGAGGTCGGCGGCGGCTTGCCGTACCTGGAGTGTCTGGTCCACGGGAGTGGCCTCACGGTTTTTGTGATTGTGGTGAAGCGATTCTGGTGGCGCTTGGCGAGGAGAAAAATCGCTCAGGGCAAATAATCAGTTCAGGAATTTGTGAAGTGATGGCTGCGCTTTCTTTACCCTCGCGCGATCGGTGGATTAAGGTGGCGGCTGTTCCCTACGGGCTGCAGGCAATGAGCAATTACCACCCAGCGCTGACGGTGACACCCCGCATTCTGGCCTTGGTTGCCGAGATCAGTGAGCAAGTGGGGTTGTTGACTGCCTACCGCGATGCCACGCTGACGCCGCAACTGCGCCGAGGCAATCGTATTCGCACCATCCAGGCATCGCTTGCCATAGAGAACAACACCCTGAGCGTGGAGCAGGTCACCGCCTTGCTGGATGGCAAGCGGGTTTTGGGGTTACCGCGCGAGATCCAGGAAGTCCGCAACGCGTTCGCGACCTACGACGCAATGCCCAGCTGGCGCGCCGAGTCACAGGGCGATCTGCTTGCTGCGCACGGCATGCTGATGCATGGGCTGATAGATGACGCCGGCCGCTACCGGCGCGGTGGTCTGGGCATCTATCGGGGCTCTCGGCTGCTGCATATGGCGCCACCGGCCAGCCGGGTGGCGACACTGGTGCAGGATTTGTTGCATTGGCTTGCCAACAGCGATTGGCACCCGCTAATTGTGAGCTGTGTATTCCACTACGAGTTTGAATTCATCCACCCGTTTGCTGACGGTAATGGGCGGATGGGGCGACTGTGGCAGACGCTGCTGCTGAGCCAGTGGCGGCCGGTGTTGGCATATCTGCCGGTAGAAACCGTTATCCGTGAGCAGCAGGATGCGTATTACGTTGCGCTGGCCGCGGCCGACCAGGCTGCTGAAGCAACCCCATTTGTCGAGTACATGCTCGAAGCTTTGCTGCGAGCGCTTGTCGAAGCAGAAGAGAGCGACCAAGTAACCGACCAAGTAACCGACCAAGTAGCGAGTCTCTTGAAGGTGCTCCCCGCGGGTGTTGCTTTGAAGAGCAGCGAGCTGATGGGCCAGTTGGGCCTTTCGCACCGGGCCACGTTCCGTAAGAGCTATTTGCACCCGGCCCTTGCTGCAGGCTTGATCGAAATGACCGACCCCGAATCACCTCGCAGCCCAAAACAGCAATATCGGCGGGTTGTAAGGTAGGTTTCGCGCTGTGCATCCTGTGGGCGTCGGCTTGCCTGCGCAGCATGCAACGTGGTGCGTGGCACCGGCTTCGCCGGTGTTCGCGGGCATGCCCGCTCCCACAGGGGGCAGTGTCTGCAACGTCTGCTGTCGTTGGCAACGTACCTTGTTCACCCTGGTCGTGGTGACCGTACTGGCGCTGCCCATCAACATCATTGCCGGCTTCTTCGGTATGAACGTCGGTGGTGTGTGCTGGTGGGGCGCTGGGCGTTTCGCAAGCGGCGTGAATAATAGCCCCCGACTGACGGTCCTTCTCTTCTTCCATCCTTGCCTACGCTGATAATCCCAACCCGCTCAAGCAAGGAAATCTGTCATGGCCTTCCAATACAAGCGTCTGGACAAGAACAACGCTGCGGTGCTGCTGGTCGACCACCAAACCGGCCTGCTCTCGCTGGTAAGGGACATCGACCCCGACCGCTTCAAGAACAACGTCCTGGCCCTGTCGGACCTGGCCAAGTACTTCAAGCTGCCGACCATTCTTACCACCAGTTTCGAGACCGGCCCCAACGGCCCGCTGGTGCCCGAACTGAAAGAGCAGTTCCCAGATGCCCCGTACATCGCCCGGCCCGGCAACATCAACGCCTGGGACAACGAGGACTTCGTCAAGGCGGTAAAGGCTACCGGCAAGAAGCAGCTGCTGATCGCCGGTGTGGTCACCGAAGTGTGCGTGGCATTCCCGGCACTGTCGGCGCTGGAGGAGGGCTTCGAGGTGTTCGTCGTCACCGATGCCTCCGGCACCTTCAACGAGCTAACCCGTGACTCGGCCTGGCGGCGCATGGAGGCGGCCGGGGCGCAGCTGATGACCTGGTTCGGCGTAGCCTGCGAGCTGCACCGCGACTGGCGCAACGACATCGAAGGGCTGGGAACGCTGTTCGCCAACCATATTCCGGACTACCGCAACCTGATGACCAGCTACAACAAACTGGCCAAATAACCCGACCTCAAGGCCACCGCATACCCTGTGGGAGCGGGTAAACCCGCTCCCACAGTCTTCCGAGCAGCCAACAGTACTTCGCAGAATCAATGGTTTAGAAGCAAATGCTGGCGAAACCACAAGCGAAGCGGCAAAGCGCCATGGATCGACCATACTCACTCTTCAATCGCCCTTAGGAGAGTGCCATGTCGAAGTCGTCCAGGAAGAAAGACTCTGAAGACCCATTGGAAAAACTGGGCGGCAAGGCCTACGAAAAAGAACTCAAGCAACTGCATGTGGAACTGGTGAAGTTGCAGGAGTGGGTGGTCGCCAAGGGCCTGAAGGTGTGCATCGTCTTCGAGGGCCGCGACGGCGCTGGCAAGGGCGGCACCATCAAGGCCATTACCGAGCGCGTCAGCCCGCGAGTGTTCCGGGTGGTGGCGCTGCCGGCACCGACCGAGCGAGAAAAAACCCAGATGTACCTGCAGCGCTATGTGAGCCATCTGCCTGCTGCGGGTGAAGTGGTGATCTTTGATCGCAGCTGGTACAACCGTGCTGGGGTCGAACGGGTGATGGGTTTCTGCTCGCGCGAACAGGTCCAGAGGTTCCTCGAGGGCGTGCCGCTGTTCGAGAAGGTCATGGTCGAGTCGGGCATCATCGTCATCAAGTACTGGCTTGAGGTCAGCGCCGAAGAGCAGACTCGGCGCCTGCAGGACCGAATAAATGACGGCCGCAAGCTGTGGAAGCTGTCGCCGATGGACCTTAAGTCCTACACCCGCTGGGATGACTATACCCAGGCCCGCGATGACATGTTCGCCGCGTCGGATACCGCCTGGGCGCCCTGGTTCATGGCCCACTCCGACGACAAGCGGCGTGCCCGGCTGAACATCATCAGCCACATGCTCAGCCGCATCCCCTACAAGGACATCACCCAGGACCAGGCGGTGAAACTGCCCAAGCGCGGCAAGATCGGCAAGTACCAGGCCGTGGCCTACCCGTTCAAGGTCGTTGACCAACGTTTCTGATCCCTTCCCTGCGGGGAGCAGCGAGGGTGTGAGCCTATGCCACATGATGGCAGCCTGTTGCAGGCGACGGTGGTGTTCCTGCTGGCCGTGGTGCTTTTGGTGCCGTTGGCTCAGCGTTTGAAAATGGGGGCGGTGCCGGGCTACCTGTTGGCCGGCATGTTGATCGGCCCCTCGGTTCTGGGCCTGCTTAACAACCCAGACAACGTCGCGCGCCTGTCGGAGATGGGCGTGGTGATGCTGTTGTTCGTCATCGGTCTGGAGCTTTCACCACGGCGTTTATGGACCATGCGCCGGGCGCTGTTTGGCATCGGCAGCTTGCAGGTGGGGCTGACAGCCGTGCTGCTTGGCCTGCTGGCGTACTGGCTGTTCGGCCAGTCGAAGCCTGCTGCCATCGTACTGGGGCTGGGCCTGGCGTTGTCGTCCACCGCGTTTGGCCTGCAGGTGCTGGCCGAACGCAAGGACCTGGGCAAGCCGCACGGCCGCCTGGCGGTGGCCATTCTGTTGTTCCAGGACATTGCCGCCATCCCACTGATTGCCGTGGTGCCGTTGCTCGGTGGCAACGTCAGCACCGCCGACGAAGGCGCCTGGCCGGTGCTGGCGGTGATGGCGGGTATCGGCGTGGTGATTGTCTTTGGCCGTTATCTGTTCACCCCGGTGTTCAAATGGACAGTCGGCTCTGGCTTGCCCGAACTGTCGACCGCTACCGCTTTGCTGGTGGTACTGGGCACTGCCTGGGTGATGGAGCACGTCGGCGTTTCCATGGCGCTAGGGGCATTCCTGGCCGGGGTGCTGATGGCCGAGTCGCCTTTTCGCCACGAACTGGAAACCCAGATCGAACCGATCAAGGGCCTGTTGCTGGGGTTGTTCTTCGTGGGGGTGGGCATGAGCGCCGACCTGCGCTTGCTGTTTGGCATGCCGTGGGTGGTGTTGGCGCTGACGCTGCTGTTGGTGGTCGTGAAGCTGCCGCTGTTGTATGGCTTGGGGCGCATGGCTGGCGGGCTCAACCCTTCTCAGGCGCTGTGCCTGGGTGTGGTGTTGGCGTCTGGTGGCGAGTTCGCCTTCGTGGTGTTCAAGCTGGCGCTTGACCATCAGGTGCTGGCGCAACAGGTGCATGACCTGTTGGTGCTGGCCATCACCTTGTCGATGGCAGTAGTGCCCTTGGTAATGATGGCCCTGGCGCGCCAGTTGCGTGACGACAGCCCAACGCAGGCAAGCCCTGAGACGAACCACTGAATCGCGCCGACGGCGCACTCATGTATTGAGGTGAAGCATGCAGCCGAGTTTCAAGCTGGACAGCGCCCTGTCACGGGGCTTGCTCGATGTGCTCATCAAGGCCGGCCTGGTGGCGGCCCTGGTTATTTTTGCCTTCCAGACGTTCCAGCCGTTTCTGGAGTTGATGCTGTGGGGGGTGATCCTGGCGGTGACCTTGTACCCGTTGCATCGCCGCATTCAGCGTCGTACAGGGCTCAAGGACGGGCTTTCGGCGACGTTGGTGGTGTTATTGGTACTGGTCGTGCTGCTGGTACCGATCTACCTGGTGGTGATGTCTATCGGCGAATCGGTGGACAGCTTGGTGACCTTGCTTAAAAGCGGCGCCTGGAGCGTGCCGGTACCCCCTGAGTCGGTGGCGACCTGGCCTTTGATCGGGCCAAAAGTGTATGCCTTATGGCTGGCTGCCTCGGAAAACCTGGCCAATGTGCTGAACCAGTGGATGCCCCAACTCAAAGGTGCCGGGCGCACGGTGCTGGGGGCCGCGGCGAGTGCCGGCGGGGCGTTCCTGCTGTTCTTCGGCGCGATCATCATCTCTGGGGTGATCATGGCTTTCGGCGACCGCGGCGAGATTGCTGCGCAACGCATTGCCATCCGGGTATCAGGTGAGGAGCGGGGCAAGCCGTTGGCCAACCTGTGTACCGCCACCATTCGCGCGGTGGCCCAGGGCGTGATTGGCATCGCCTTCATCCAGATGCTGCTGATTGGCGTTGGTTTCGTGATCAAAGGGGTGCCGGGGGCCGGGATGCTGGCCATCGTCATCCTCATGCTGGGGATTGCCCAGGCTCCCGCCACGTTGATTACCGTACCGGTGATCATCTATGTGTTCAACGTCGAGGGCTTCACCGTAGTGACCATCATCTTCGCCATTTACACCTTCGTCGCCGGGCTTGCCGACAACGTGCTCAAGCCATTGTTGCTGGGGCGCGGGGTGGACGTGCCGATGCCGGTGGTGCTGATTGGGGCACTGGGCGGCATGGTGGTCAAAGGCATCATCGGCTTGTTCATTGGCCCGGTGATTCTTGGCGTGACTTATGTGCTGTTCTGGCAGTGGGTGGCGCTGCAGGTGCCAGAAAACCCCGTCGAACCGACGGCGTGAGCTAAGGCCTGCCATGCCCGGACGCGTCTATGGTTGTGCCCTGAGCCTGGCTGCCCTGTTGGTGGGGTGCACCCAGGTCGGCCCGGATTTCCAGCCGCTGCAGGACCCTTGGTTGCACAACTGGCACACGCCGCTGCTGGAGCAGGCCGGGCAGCAGGCCGCGGCGCCCGACCTGCGCCAGTGGTGGGCGGTGTTTGCTGACCCGGCCCTGGATGCGCTGATTGCTGAGGCCGACGCCAACAACAGCAATCTGCGCGTGGCCGGCTTGCGCATTGCCGAGGCGCGCGCCCAGTTGGCCATCGTGCAGACCGGGCGTTACCCACAGCTGCAGCAACTGCGCGCCCAGAGCCTGTACCTGAAGCAGGACCAATCGGGCATCGCCAGTGCCCGCGATTCGGTGTTCTGGCAATCCAGCGTGGGCTTTGACATCGGCTGGGAAATCGACTTCTGGGGGCGCTTCAGCCGCGCCATCGAAAGTGCCGATGCTGTCTACTTCGCCTCTCAGGCCAACTACGCCGATGCCATGTTGCTGTTACGGGCGCAGGTGGCCGACACCTATTTTGCCCTGCGCACCGCCGAGGCGCGGCTGGCTATTGCTGAAGAAAACGCCCGCCGCCAGGCACGCAGCCTGGAGATTACCGAGCGGCTGTTCCGCCATGGCGAGAATGACGAACTCGACTGGCAACAGGCGCGCACCCAATACCTGGCCACCCAAGCCACCATCCCCGAGTTCCAGAACCAGCTCAACGCCCTGCGCAACGTGCTGTGCTCACTGTTGGGCCGCCCACCCGGGCCGTTGCCACAGCTGGATGCAGGCCACGGCCAGCTGCCGTTGCCCGACCGCGCAGTGCTGCAGGACGTGCCTGCCAACCTGTTGCAGCGCCGCCCAGACATCCGCGCCGCCGAGCAAGCGGTGGCGGCGCAGTCGGCGCTGGTCGGGGTGGCCGAGGCCGACCTTTATCCACAGCTGAGCCTGCTGGGCAGCATTGGCTGGACCTTGGTTACGGCCAACCAGCTGCCCAACACCTTCGACGTCGCTGCCGGGCCCAGCCTGCTCTGGAACCCGTTCGACTACGGCCGGCGCAAGAATGCCGTGCGCGTGGAAGATGCCCGCTTGCAGCAATTGATCGAGTTGTATCACCAGGGCGTGCGCGAAGCCGCCCGCGAGGCCGACGATGCCGCCAGTGGGCTGGTGCGCTCGCTGCAGAGTGCGAGCATTCGCGAGCAGGCTTCGCAGGCTGCGCAGCGCTCGCTGAACCTGGCCAGCTCGCAGTACCGCGAAGGCTTTGCCGACTTCCAGCGGGTGCTCGACGCCCAGCAACTGTTGCTGCAGCAACAGGACGGCTACCTGGTCAGCCGCGGCAATGCTGTCAGCAGCCTAGTGACGTTGTACAAGGCCCTGGGTGGTGGTTGGGACGCCAGCCGCGCGCCGATCGACCCGGCCACGCGCCAGCAAATGCAGCAACGGACCGACTGGGGCGAGCTGCTCGACGAGCCAGCCCCCAGCGCACACGCACAAGGTGAAACGAAATGAGTGACGCTGCGCCAACGCCGCCCCCGCCAGCCCCCGATCGCGGCATGCTCTGGGTGCTGCTGCTGATTGCTGTGAGCCTGTTCTGGTACCTGCTGGCCGACCGCTTCACGCCCTACACCCAGCAGGCGCGCCTGCAGGCCTACGTGGTACCGGTGAGCGCCGAAGTGGCCGGGCAGGTGAAGCGTGTGGCGGTGGGCAATAACCAGGAAGTTCGCCAGGGTGATGTGCTGTTTGAGCTGGACCAGGAGCAGTACCGCATCGCCCTAGGCCGTGCCGAGGCCGACCTGGACACGGTGCGCCGGCAGATCGGCGCCCACACCGCCGGGATCGACTCGGCCCAGGCCGCGCTGGTGGCAGCCCAGGCCAATGAGCGCAAGGCGCGGCAGGACGCCGAGCGGCTCAAGCGCCTGATCGATGAAGACCCGGGCACGGTGTCGGTGCGCCGCCTGGAAGGCGCCCAGGCCAGCCGCGACCAGGCCATCAGCCAGGTCGCGGCAGCCCGTGCCGAAGTGGAACGGGCCCGAGAACAGCAGGGTGGGGCGCAGGATGACAACGCGCAACTGCGCAGCGCCGCGGCCAATGTCGAAAAGGCCCGCCTCGACCTGGCCCGCACCGTGGTGCGCGCCGACGCCAACGGGCTGATCACCGACCTGCGCACCGACGTTGGCCACTATGTCGGGGCCGGCAGCCCGATGATGACCCTGATCGCTATCCATGACGTGTGGATAAGTGCCGACATGACCGAGAACAACTTGGGCCGCTTGCGCCCTGACACGCCGGTGCTGGTCGTGCTCGATGCGCTGCCTGGCACCGTGTTGAAAGGGCGTATACGCAGCATCGGGTACGGCGTCAGCGTGGGCCAGGGTAACCCACCGGGCACGCTGCCGACCGTACAGAACAGCCGCGAGTGGCTGCGCTCGGCGCAGCGCTTCCCGGTGATCGTCGAACTGGAGCGTGAGCAGTTGCAAGACAAGACCGGGCTACGGGTTGGTGGCCAGGCCGAGGTCATGGCCCTGCCCAGTGAAGGCAACCCGCTGAACCTGCTGGGCCGGTTGTTCATGTGGCTGATGAGCTGGCTGTCGTATGCCTATTGAGTTGCGCCGCCTGCGCGCCCTGCGCCTGGCCTGGGGTGTGGCGCTGTGCCTGGCGGTGAGCTTTGGCATCGGCCTGCCGGTGCCGATCCTGGCACCGGTATTCGCGGTACTGTTGCTGGCCATGCGCAGCCAGCCTTTACCTTTGCGTGCGGCCCCGGCCTTGGCGGTACTGGTGCTGCTCAGTTGCGGCAGCGGGCTGTTGCTGATTCCGTTGCTGCGGCATGCTCCGGTGAGCGGGGTATTGCTGGTGGGGGTGGGTGTTTTCTTGACCTTGCGCTACGCGCTGATGGGCGGCAACGGCCTGTTGGCGAACCTGCTGGTGGTCGGCCTGACCATGATTGCCGCCGCCGGTACCAGCGACTTTACCCTGGCCCTGTCGGTGGTCGAAGCGCTGGCTAAGGGCATGCTGCTGGCGGTGCTGGGCAGCGCGGTGGCGCATGTGCTTTTTCCAGAGCCTGCCGATGCGCCGGCGCAACCGGTGCCGCCGCTGCTTGGCAGCGAGCATGTCAGTTGGGTGGCGTTGCGCGCCACGCTGATCGTGATGCCGGCGTTTCTGTTGGCGTTGATTGCCCCCGACTCGTACATGCCGCTGATCATGAAGGCCGTGAGCCTGGGGCAGCAGGCCGGCGAAACCCGCGCCAGGCATGCCAGCCGTGAGTTGATTGGTTCGACCTTGCTTGCCGGCTTGTTGGCGATATTGCTATGGGGCGCGTTGAGCCTGTTCGTGCACCTGTGGATGTTTTTTTTGTGGGTGTTGTTGTTCGTCCTATGGCAGGGGCGCCGGCTTTACCGAGCGGTGCAGACCGGGCAAAGCCCGGCGTACTGGGTAAGTTGCCTGACTACCATGCTGATTTTGCTGGGGCAGTCGGTGCAGGACAGTGCAGGGGGGCAGGATGTGTACCGCGCCTTTGCGGTGCGCATGGCGCTGTTTTTGGCAGTGTCGGTGTATGCCAGTGCCATGCTGATCTGGATGGATCGGCGTCGGGTTCGGACTGCCTAGCGCTCCTGCACCGGCCTCTTCGCGGGCCAGCCCGCTCCTACAGAGGTTTGCGTGTACTCGCTGTTTTTTGTAGGAGCGGGCTTGCCCGCGAAGAGGCCAGTACAGAAAAACCTAGGGCTGCCAGTCAACCCCGCTGTCTTCCAGGTAGGCATCCACCGCCGCGCCCACTGTGGGGTGAAATGCCTTTTCCCCCATATGTTCGAACAACTCGAACTGGCGCATCTTGTCCTTCACCGGGTCCTTCATCTCGGCAAACTGCAATTCCACGCCCCGCGCCTCTAGCGCGCGGTCGAGCTCGGCCAGCATGTCCGCCGAGGTGATATCGATGCTGGTCACCGGTTCCGCTGCAATCACCAGCCGTTGCACCGGCGTCGGCGACGCATCCACAGCTGCCATCACCGTGCTCTGGAACTGCTCGGCATTGGCAAAGAACAGCGGCGCGTCCCAGCGCAGCAGCACCAGCCCCGGAATGCGTCGGGCCTGTGGGTAACGTTGCACATCATGGTAGCCGCGCGTGCCATCTACCCGGCCCAGCACCGCATGGTGCGGCCGCCAACCGTCCCATAGGAACTCGATCACCGACACTGCCACGGCAATGCAAATACCGGGAATGGCGCCGAATACTGCCACACCGACAAAGCAGGTGAACGACAGCCAGAACTCCCATTGCTGCATGCGGAAGATGCGCTTGAGGTCGGCGAACTCGAACAGGCCCAGCGCCGCGGCAATCACTACCGCCGCCAGGGCGCTGTTGGGCAGGTGCTGCATCAGGTTGGGCGCCACCAGCAGCAGCAGGGTCACCGCCAGCGCGCCGATGATGCCGGTGAGCTGCGTCTGCGAACCGGCCGCTTCGGCCACGGGGGTGCGCGATGAGCTGCTGCTGATGGGGATGCCCTGGAACAGCCCCGAGGCCAGGTTGGCTACCCCAAGGCCGAACATTTCCTGGTTCGGGTTTACTGGGCTTTTCATGCGTGCAGCGTAGGAGCGTGACAGCACACTGGTATCGGCGAACGACACCAGCGCCACCGCGATGCCGCCGAGCAGCACCTCCACCAGGTCGATATCGCTGACCCAGGGGAAGACAAAGCTGGGCAAGCCTTGGGGCAGTTCGCCGAGCACTTTGACGCCCTGCTGGTCGAGCCCCAGCAGGCTGACCGCCAGCGTGGCCAGCACCACTGCGATGAGGATGCCCGGCAAGCGCTTGAATGGCTTGAGCAGCAGGATCAGCGCCAGGCTGCCGCCACCGATCACGAAGCTTGGCCAATGGCCCTGGCCGGCGAGCAGGGCCTGGATCAGGTTCCAGATGTCCCGCAGCGGGCCCTGGCTGTCGACGGAAATACCGAACAGTTTGGGTAACTGA
Proteins encoded:
- a CDS encoding DUF2955 domain-containing protein, yielding MPIELRRLRALRLAWGVALCLAVSFGIGLPVPILAPVFAVLLLAMRSQPLPLRAAPALAVLVLLSCGSGLLLIPLLRHAPVSGVLLVGVGVFLTLRYALMGGNGLLANLLVVGLTMIAAAGTSDFTLALSVVEALAKGMLLAVLGSAVAHVLFPEPADAPAQPVPPLLGSEHVSWVALRATLIVMPAFLLALIAPDSYMPLIMKAVSLGQQAGETRARHASRELIGSTLLAGLLAILLWGALSLFVHLWMFFLWVLLFVLWQGRRLYRAVQTGQSPAYWVSCLTTMLILLGQSVQDSAGGQDVYRAFAVRMALFLAVSVYASAMLIWMDRRRVRTA
- a CDS encoding SulP family inorganic anion transporter; this translates as MPEKPRFDWQRWLPGLVTLLHYQPAWLPKDIAAGLVLTTMLVPVGIAYAEASGVPGIYGLYATIIPLLAYALFGPSRILVLGPDSALAAPILAVVVQYAASDPQRAIAIASMMALVAGAFCVIAGLLRLGFITELLSKPIRYGYMNGIALTVLISQLPKLFGISVDSQGPLRDIWNLIQALLAGQGHWPSFVIGGGSLALILLLKPFKRLPGILIAVVLATLAVSLLGLDQQGVKVLGELPQGLPSFVFPWVSDIDLVEVLLGGIAVALVSFADTSVLSRSYAARMKSPVNPNQEMFGLGVANLASGLFQGIPISSSSSRTPVAEAAGSQTQLTGIIGALAVTLLLLVAPNLMQHLPNSALAAVVIAAALGLFEFADLKRIFRMQQWEFWLSFTCFVGVAVFGAIPGICIAVAVSVIEFLWDGWRPHHAVLGRVDGTRGYHDVQRYPQARRIPGLVLLRWDAPLFFANAEQFQSTVMAAVDASPTPVQRLVIAAEPVTSIDITSADMLAELDRALEARGVELQFAEMKDPVKDKMRQFELFEHMGEKAFHPTVGAAVDAYLEDSGVDWQP